The following coding sequences are from one Sphingomonadaceae bacterium OTU29LAMAA1 window:
- a CDS encoding translocation/assembly module TamB domain-containing protein, giving the protein MAEDTPVTESSDATVVTKRPLWQRILKWVLFLILGLIVLIGIVVLGINTDPGRRYVANRIGGYTTASGLNIKVGRIDGSLYGQMTLSDVRVADPKGVFLTSPRLNVDWRPFAFVDNHVDVRTLSTELVTLARRPELKQTPPTDENAPLLPDLDIDVNRLHVGRLVLAKPVTGQTHLVRIDGAVHIADRRAQLVTDAAAMRGAGVAGGDTLHLKLDAVPEQNKLDIDLKLNAPVGGVVATMGSLKAPLTATVDGRGSWQAWQGKAIATLGGGQLANLNVNARNGHIQVRGFTTPGLYLQGPVERLTAPRLDLALDTTLNDRKADTRLTLKSDALAVDAGGLVDLANSTFGHFAVDAKLLTPGAIAPNLRGRDVTARVVLDGAFATPTVDYKIKAAAIGFGTTTVEDVYAEGLARVNADRILVPVTARARRVTGLNAAVGGLANNVRIQGDFAISMPNILSDNLRIRSDNIDATAIVVANTQTGRYTGALKGRVNNYRLESIGILNLSTDAKLVPGANGGFGITGRVVAQTKQLFNSGVRDFLGGNAIVRSDIGYSPEGIVTFRNLRMNAPQFRITRGEGRFDPANGSVLVNADAYSAQYGPLSARVTGTATAPVVVLRAARPGVGIGLVNLNARVVGRNGAYAVTASGGTNYGPFTADVLVRPSPQLTVDINRVVFAGIVGSGRVVATPAGPFAGALQFAGRGINGTVRLANQGGYQRADIAARAYNATIPGYADFTIGRAIVDANVVMLPKAPQVVADVQVADTRYNAFVIQTMRAKINYVGGRGTAQALLTGSSGVPLRVAVNAQLSPGNYLVAAQGQANNIAFRTVNPARITSVGNAYRLAATRIDFGQGPTAGSTRIAGSFGGGVTTAQARLDRLNLSMLSAFVPNLGLSGAVTGSLDYRQQGNAIPAADARLTIAGFQRTGLAAVSEPVDVQFVGRLVPDGGEARALVKRGPTTIGRMLATLRPLPPGAGSWATRLMQAPLSGGIRYNGPSAVLFSLAALSEQQLTGPIAVAADFSGRVAAPRLNGLIRADNLTYDNETYGTRLSQMKIAARFNNDRLELTNLSARAGDGTVQAQGSVGLAADSGFPIDLRATLNNAQLAKSDALAATSSGTVRFTYGREGGLLQGNLNIPEARYQIIRQGAAEVPELTGIRRKSQQVTPRPTDRPKPAPVSLIRLDLTVRAENQLFVSGMGLESEWEMNLKVGGTSAAPVITGGLDLVRGTYSFAGKRFEVTRGTIRFRGGALTDPDINIQASTTVNGITAVIAITGTGQRPQIAFTSTPALPQDEVLSRLLFGTNPENLSATEAIQLASALNSLRGSGGGGLNPLGKLRSATGFDRLRVLGADEASGRGTSLAAGKYLTDDIYVEIVTDARGFTATQLEIALTRALSLLTSTGSAGGSDARLKYSKDY; this is encoded by the coding sequence ATGGCGGAGGATACGCCCGTTACCGAATCCAGCGATGCAACGGTCGTGACGAAGCGCCCGCTCTGGCAGCGTATCCTGAAATGGGTGCTGTTCCTGATCCTGGGCCTCATCGTGCTGATCGGCATCGTCGTGCTGGGGATCAACACCGATCCCGGACGCCGCTACGTCGCCAATCGGATCGGCGGCTACACCACCGCGTCTGGCCTCAATATCAAGGTCGGCCGCATCGACGGATCGCTATACGGTCAGATGACCCTGTCGGACGTCCGTGTCGCCGATCCCAAGGGCGTCTTCCTCACGAGTCCCCGCCTGAATGTCGACTGGCGCCCGTTTGCGTTCGTCGACAACCACGTCGACGTGCGGACGCTTTCGACCGAGCTCGTCACGCTCGCACGCCGGCCCGAACTGAAGCAGACGCCGCCGACCGACGAAAACGCGCCGCTACTCCCCGATCTCGACATCGACGTCAATCGGCTTCACGTCGGGCGACTGGTGCTGGCGAAGCCGGTCACCGGTCAAACGCACCTCGTGCGGATCGACGGCGCCGTGCACATCGCCGATCGCCGTGCGCAACTCGTTACCGATGCCGCCGCAATGCGTGGCGCAGGGGTGGCCGGCGGCGATACGCTGCACCTCAAGCTCGACGCGGTGCCGGAGCAGAACAAGCTCGACATCGATCTCAAGCTGAACGCTCCGGTCGGCGGCGTCGTCGCCACCATGGGTTCGCTGAAGGCGCCACTCACCGCGACCGTTGACGGCCGCGGCAGCTGGCAGGCGTGGCAGGGCAAGGCGATCGCCACGCTCGGCGGTGGTCAGCTGGCCAATCTCAATGTCAATGCGCGCAACGGGCATATCCAGGTGCGCGGCTTCACCACGCCCGGTCTGTACCTGCAGGGTCCGGTCGAGCGATTGACCGCGCCACGGCTGGACCTGGCGCTCGATACCACTCTCAACGATCGCAAGGCGGACACGCGACTGACGCTGAAGTCCGATGCGCTGGCGGTCGATGCGGGCGGTCTTGTCGATCTTGCCAACAGCACGTTCGGACATTTCGCGGTCGACGCGAAGCTGCTGACGCCGGGTGCCATCGCACCGAACCTGCGCGGTCGCGACGTCACCGCTCGGGTCGTCCTCGACGGTGCGTTCGCGACGCCGACGGTGGACTATAAGATCAAGGCGGCGGCGATCGGCTTCGGCACCACGACGGTCGAGGATGTCTATGCCGAAGGTCTGGCCCGCGTGAACGCCGACCGCATCCTCGTGCCGGTCACCGCGCGTGCGCGCCGCGTCACCGGCCTCAATGCTGCGGTCGGCGGACTGGCGAACAACGTGCGCATCCAGGGCGATTTCGCGATCTCGATGCCGAATATCCTGTCGGATAATCTGCGTATCCGTTCGGACAATATCGATGCGACCGCGATCGTCGTCGCGAACACCCAGACCGGCCGTTACACCGGTGCGCTAAAGGGGCGGGTCAACAACTACCGTCTGGAAAGCATCGGCATCCTCAATCTGTCGACGGACGCCAAACTGGTGCCCGGCGCCAATGGCGGTTTCGGCATCACTGGCCGCGTCGTTGCGCAGACGAAGCAGCTGTTCAACAGTGGCGTGCGCGATTTCCTCGGCGGCAATGCGATCGTCCGCAGCGATATCGGCTATAGTCCGGAAGGGATCGTCACCTTCCGCAATCTGCGGATGAATGCGCCGCAATTCCGTATCACGCGGGGCGAGGGCCGGTTCGATCCGGCCAACGGCAGCGTCCTGGTGAACGCCGACGCCTATTCCGCACAATACGGACCGCTGTCCGCGCGCGTGACCGGCACCGCCACCGCACCCGTCGTGGTGCTGCGTGCGGCACGGCCCGGCGTCGGCATCGGACTGGTGAACCTCAACGCGCGTGTCGTCGGTCGCAACGGCGCCTATGCCGTGACGGCGAGTGGCGGCACCAACTACGGCCCTTTCACGGCGGATGTGCTCGTGCGGCCCAGCCCGCAGTTGACGGTCGATATCAATCGCGTCGTCTTCGCCGGCATCGTAGGCAGCGGCCGCGTGGTCGCGACACCGGCGGGTCCGTTCGCCGGCGCTTTGCAGTTCGCCGGTCGCGGGATCAACGGCACCGTGCGCCTTGCCAATCAGGGCGGGTATCAGCGTGCCGATATTGCCGCGCGCGCGTATAACGCGACGATCCCCGGCTATGCGGACTTCACCATCGGTCGTGCGATCGTCGACGCGAATGTGGTGATGCTGCCGAAGGCGCCGCAGGTGGTCGCGGACGTGCAGGTGGCCGATACCCGCTACAATGCCTTCGTCATCCAGACGATGCGCGCCAAGATCAATTACGTCGGCGGACGTGGCACCGCACAGGCGCTGCTGACCGGATCGAGCGGCGTGCCGCTGCGGGTTGCTGTCAACGCACAACTGTCGCCGGGCAATTACCTCGTTGCCGCGCAGGGACAGGCAAACAACATCGCCTTCCGCACCGTCAACCCGGCCCGGATCACGTCCGTCGGCAACGCCTATAGGCTCGCCGCGACGCGGATCGATTTCGGGCAGGGTCCGACCGCCGGCTCGACACGCATCGCCGGATCGTTCGGCGGCGGCGTCACGACAGCGCAGGCACGGCTGGACCGCCTCAACCTGTCGATGCTGTCGGCCTTCGTACCGAACCTCGGCCTCTCGGGTGCCGTCACCGGCAGCCTCGATTATCGCCAGCAGGGCAATGCCATTCCGGCCGCCGATGCCCGGCTGACGATCGCCGGCTTCCAGCGCACCGGCCTTGCGGCGGTGTCCGAGCCCGTCGACGTCCAGTTCGTCGGCCGCCTCGTTCCCGATGGCGGCGAGGCGCGGGCGCTCGTAAAGCGTGGGCCGACCACCATCGGCCGCATGCTCGCGACGCTGCGTCCCTTGCCTCCCGGTGCGGGTTCTTGGGCGACCCGGCTGATGCAGGCACCGCTATCCGGCGGTATCCGCTACAACGGGCCGTCCGCAGTGCTCTTCAGCCTTGCTGCCTTGTCCGAACAGCAGTTGACGGGTCCGATCGCGGTTGCGGCCGATTTCTCCGGCCGGGTCGCCGCGCCGCGGCTCAATGGCCTGATCCGGGCCGACAATCTGACCTATGACAACGAAACCTACGGCACGCGTCTGTCGCAGATGAAGATCGCGGCGCGTTTCAACAACGATCGGCTCGAGCTGACCAACCTCTCCGCCCGCGCGGGCGACGGGACGGTTCAGGCGCAGGGCAGCGTCGGGCTAGCCGCCGACAGCGGCTTCCCGATCGACCTGCGTGCGACGCTGAACAATGCGCAGCTCGCCAAGAGCGATGCACTGGCGGCAACCTCCTCTGGCACCGTTCGGTTCACCTACGGGCGCGAAGGCGGGCTATTGCAGGGCAACCTCAACATCCCCGAGGCGCGCTATCAGATTATCCGTCAGGGTGCTGCCGAGGTGCCGGAACTCACCGGCATCCGCCGCAAGAGCCAGCAGGTCACGCCGCGTCCCACCGATCGGCCGAAGCCGGCGCCCGTAAGCCTCATTCGGCTGGACCTTACCGTGCGCGCGGAAAACCAGCTGTTCGTCTCCGGAATGGGTCTGGAGTCGGAATGGGAGATGAACCTGAAGGTCGGCGGGACGTCGGCGGCTCCGGTCATCACCGGCGGACTGGATCTGGTGCGCGGCACATATTCCTTCGCCGGCAAGCGGTTCGAGGTCACACGCGGCACCATCCGCTTCCGCGGCGGCGCCCTGACCGATCCCGACATCAACATCCAGGCATCGACCACAGTCAACGGCATCACCGCAGTCATCGCCATCACCGGCACGGGGCAGCGGCCGCAGATCGCGTTCACGTCGACGCCGGCGCTGCCGCAGGACGAGGTGCTAAGCCGCCTGCTGTTCGGCACCAATCCGGAGAATCTGTCGGCGACCGAGGCGATCCAGCTGGCTAGCGCGCTCAACTCACTCCGTGGTTCCGGCGGCGGCGGGCTCAATCCGCTCGGCAAGCTGCGGTCCGCCACCGGTTTCGACCGCTTGCGGGTGCTCGGTGCGGACGAGGCGAGCGGGCGCGGCACCAGCCTCGCGGCGGGCAAGTATCTCACGGATGACATCTATGTCGAGATCGTCACCGACGCCCGTGGGTTCACCGCGACGCAGCTGGAGATTGCCCTGACGAGGGCATTGAGCTTGCTCACATCGACCGGGTCGGCCGGAGGGTCGGATGCGCGGCTGAAATATTCGAAAGACTATTGA
- a CDS encoding BamA/TamA family outer membrane protein gives MRVSTGRHHWLAIALVAGSPAAAQLNQQQGTAPARGPDAPKSDSARANAPQTTESGASATAPIVPESEFNAALPPLTGDINAPLEPMPAQQPIGSAAAPATTTPAAPLVTADGSLPPAAPENPELAQPLQPLATFDTAPLQTAADIKDKDAPQIRYDTVLKGLEELDLAGQFNALSALKEGDGKAANATQVAARAREDESLAKRLMTSLGYYDGNAISLIETTQDPADANKPGRLRATVTATPGRLYTLSSIDIQAQPVVPADLVTRNLPLRVGDPIEAARIQGAEANLSLVLPQQGYPFVKVGERDILLDDQSEKATGAYTLPVDTGPRSAFGNLVTTGDPVFDLKHLNVFPRFDDGDLYDSRKTDDLRDALVATGLFSSVAVEPQRTGRTNPDGTEAVDLLVRQSKGPARTLAGSAGYSTGQGFKAEGSWTHRNLFPPEGALIGTVVAGTQEQGASGTFRRSNAGRRDRTFTAIASAVHQSYDAFDAFTGTLSARWSYVSTPIWQKRFTYYYGGEIVGTNESVYDFTQGRNVRRTYGIAALPGQVEWDTSDSLLNPTRGYRLRLNLSPEGAVSGGFKPYVRTQIEATYYYPVSDSLVIAGRARAASIQGIARDDLAPSRRYYGGGGGSVRGYGYQRLGPFDPNGDPVGGRSLNEFALEARYRFGNFGIVPFVDAGNSYESSLPKGSELKFGAGIGGRFYTNFGPMRIDVATPLNPRPGDGKVALYISIGQAF, from the coding sequence GTGCGAGTATCGACCGGACGACATCACTGGCTTGCCATCGCTCTGGTCGCAGGTAGCCCCGCGGCAGCACAGCTCAATCAGCAGCAAGGAACGGCGCCCGCGCGTGGCCCCGATGCGCCGAAGTCCGATAGCGCGCGCGCGAATGCGCCACAAACGACGGAGAGCGGAGCCTCCGCAACCGCGCCGATCGTTCCCGAATCCGAATTCAATGCTGCCCTGCCGCCGCTGACCGGCGATATCAATGCACCGCTGGAGCCGATGCCGGCCCAGCAGCCAATCGGCAGCGCTGCGGCTCCCGCGACGACCACGCCGGCTGCACCGCTGGTGACCGCCGATGGCAGTCTCCCCCCCGCCGCGCCCGAAAACCCCGAACTGGCGCAACCGCTGCAACCGCTGGCGACGTTCGACACCGCGCCTTTGCAGACCGCGGCGGACATCAAGGACAAGGATGCGCCGCAGATCCGCTACGATACGGTGTTGAAGGGGCTTGAGGAACTCGACCTCGCTGGCCAGTTCAATGCACTGTCGGCGCTGAAGGAAGGCGACGGCAAGGCGGCGAACGCGACACAGGTCGCGGCGCGTGCGCGCGAGGACGAATCGCTCGCGAAACGGCTGATGACGTCGCTCGGTTACTACGACGGCAATGCGATATCGCTGATCGAGACGACGCAGGACCCGGCCGATGCCAACAAGCCGGGCCGCCTGCGCGCGACCGTCACCGCCACGCCCGGGCGCCTTTATACCCTGTCGTCGATCGACATTCAGGCGCAGCCGGTGGTGCCGGCCGATCTCGTTACGCGCAATCTGCCGCTACGGGTCGGCGATCCGATCGAGGCGGCGCGTATACAGGGTGCCGAGGCGAACCTCAGCCTCGTGCTGCCGCAGCAGGGCTATCCGTTCGTCAAGGTCGGCGAACGTGACATCCTGCTCGACGACCAGTCCGAAAAGGCGACGGGGGCGTATACGCTGCCGGTCGACACGGGGCCGCGGTCCGCTTTCGGCAATCTCGTCACCACGGGTGATCCGGTGTTCGACCTGAAACACCTCAACGTCTTTCCGCGCTTCGACGACGGAGATCTTTACGACAGCCGCAAGACCGACGACCTGCGCGACGCGCTGGTCGCAACCGGGCTGTTCTCCAGCGTCGCGGTGGAGCCGCAGCGCACCGGCCGCACCAATCCCGACGGCACCGAGGCGGTCGACCTGCTCGTGCGTCAGAGCAAGGGGCCGGCGCGGACGCTGGCGGGCAGCGCCGGTTATTCGACCGGTCAGGGTTTCAAGGCGGAGGGAAGCTGGACCCACCGCAACCTGTTCCCGCCGGAAGGCGCGCTGATCGGCACGGTCGTCGCCGGTACACAGGAACAGGGCGCGTCGGGCACCTTCCGCCGCTCGAACGCCGGCAGGCGTGACCGCACGTTCACGGCCATCGCCAGTGCGGTGCATCAGAGTTACGACGCATTCGACGCGTTCACCGGCACCCTCTCGGCGCGCTGGAGCTACGTTTCCACGCCGATCTGGCAAAAGCGGTTCACCTATTATTACGGTGGCGAGATCGTCGGCACCAACGAGAGCGTGTATGATTTCACGCAGGGCCGGAACGTCCGCCGCACCTATGGCATCGCTGCGCTGCCCGGACAGGTTGAATGGGACACGTCGGACAGTCTGTTGAACCCGACCCGCGGCTATCGCCTACGCCTCAACCTCAGCCCGGAAGGCGCAGTGAGCGGCGGGTTCAAACCGTACGTTCGCACGCAGATCGAGGCGACCTATTATTACCCGGTATCGGACAGCTTGGTGATCGCAGGCCGCGCGCGCGCCGCGTCGATTCAGGGCATCGCCCGTGACGACCTCGCGCCGTCCCGGCGCTATTACGGCGGCGGCGGCGGATCCGTGCGCGGTTACGGATATCAGCGGCTCGGACCGTTCGACCCCAACGGCGATCCGGTGGGTGGCCGCAGCCTCAACGAATTCGCGCTCGAGGCCCGCTACCGGTTCGGCAATTTCGGCATCGTGCCGTTCGTCGACGCCGGCAACAGCTATGAATCGAGCCTCCCCAAGGGGTCGGAACTGAAGTTCGGCGCCGGCATCGGCGGGCGGTTTTACACCAACTTCGGCCCGATGCGCATCGATGTCGCCACCCCGCTCAATCCGCGGCCGGGCGATGGCAAGGTCGCGCTTTACATCTCGATCGGTCAGGCATTCTGA
- a CDS encoding coniferyl aldehyde dehydrogenase, with protein sequence MRMDALLDAQRAAFNAGLPVSIAARKDRLTRAAAMIRDNAVRFCDALSEDFGHRSRDQSMLTDIAGSIAPIAHALKHLERWARPERRSVQFPLGLLGAKAWVEYQPKGVVGVIAPWNFPVNLVMGPVAGAFAAGNRVMVKTSEFTPATAALFEEIAGAWFAADELAFVSGGAEVGKAFAALPFDHLLFTGATGIGRHILHAAADNLTPVTLELGGKSPAIIGAGADIGRASERIALGKMLNAGQICLAPDYVLVPAAQEQAVVDGLIAAATAMYPTVLANPDYTSIVSDRHHRRLTDWLDDARSKGARVETVDPGSEDFAGSNSRKMPLHIVRDVNDTMTLMQEEIFGPILPIVRYDGIDDAIARVNRGPRPLGLYYFGPDQAERRRVLDRTISGGVTLDDIVFHVSMEDLPFGGVGSSGMGSYHGIDGFRTFSHAKAVFRQSRLDVAKLAGLKPPYGRALAASVKRQMKF encoded by the coding sequence ATGAGGATGGACGCGCTGCTCGATGCGCAGCGCGCCGCTTTCAACGCCGGACTGCCGGTGTCGATCGCCGCGCGCAAGGACCGGCTGACGCGCGCCGCGGCGATGATCCGCGACAATGCCGTCCGCTTCTGCGACGCGTTGAGCGAGGATTTCGGCCATCGCAGCCGCGACCAGTCGATGCTGACCGATATCGCCGGATCAATCGCGCCGATCGCGCATGCGCTGAAGCATCTGGAACGCTGGGCGAGGCCGGAACGGCGCAGCGTCCAGTTCCCGCTGGGGCTGCTCGGTGCGAAAGCGTGGGTCGAATATCAGCCGAAGGGTGTCGTCGGCGTGATCGCGCCGTGGAATTTTCCGGTCAATCTCGTGATGGGCCCGGTCGCCGGCGCCTTCGCGGCGGGTAATCGTGTGATGGTGAAGACCAGCGAGTTTACGCCGGCCACCGCGGCATTGTTCGAGGAGATCGCCGGCGCCTGGTTCGCAGCGGACGAGCTCGCGTTCGTCTCCGGCGGAGCGGAGGTCGGCAAGGCGTTCGCCGCGCTGCCGTTCGACCATCTGCTGTTTACCGGCGCGACCGGGATCGGTCGCCACATCCTGCACGCCGCCGCCGACAATCTGACGCCGGTGACGCTGGAACTCGGCGGCAAGAGCCCGGCGATCATCGGCGCGGGGGCGGACATCGGCCGGGCAAGCGAGCGGATCGCGCTCGGCAAGATGCTCAATGCTGGCCAGATCTGCCTCGCGCCCGATTATGTGCTGGTGCCCGCCGCGCAGGAACAGGCTGTGGTCGACGGACTGATCGCGGCGGCGACGGCGATGTACCCGACGGTGCTGGCGAACCCGGACTACACGTCGATCGTCAGCGACCGGCATCACCGCCGGCTGACCGACTGGCTGGACGATGCGCGATCCAAGGGGGCCCGGGTCGAAACGGTCGATCCGGGAAGCGAGGATTTCGCTGGTTCGAACAGCCGCAAGATGCCGCTGCACATCGTCCGCGATGTCAACGACACGATGACGCTGATGCAGGAGGAGATATTCGGGCCGATCCTGCCGATCGTGCGCTATGACGGGATCGACGATGCGATCGCACGCGTAAATCGCGGCCCGCGGCCGCTCGGCCTTTATTACTTTGGCCCGGATCAGGCGGAACGTCGGCGCGTGCTCGATCGAACGATATCCGGTGGCGTGACGCTCGACGACATCGTGTTCCACGTATCCATGGAGGATCTGCCGTTCGGCGGCGTCGGATCGTCGGGCATGGGCAGCTACCACGGCATCGACGGGTTCCGCACCTTCAGCCACGCCAAAGCGGTATTTCGCCAGTCGCGGCTCGACGTCGCGAAGCTCGCCGGGCTCAAGCCTCCTTACGGCCGGGCGCTTGCCGCATCGGTGAAGCGACAGATGAAATTCTGA
- a CDS encoding A24 family peptidase, which produces MAWPLVLTILGAIFGSFIGALVVRWPAGRSVMDGRSACDACGRTLGPAELVPLVSYVVQRGRCRGCGVAIDRRHWWIELLAAAIGGAAGLVAPGWEGVGGAVFGWLLLALAALDLTAFWLPDRLTGLLAAAGLIAGAAGFAPPLTDRLIGGGFGFGMLALVAWGYERTRGRAGMGGGDPKLLGAIGLWLGWRMIPAVLVIASLIGLGVAAFAHSTGRRISRDTALPFGTLLAVAAYPAWIAMIVLAP; this is translated from the coding sequence ATGGCGTGGCCGCTCGTCCTGACGATATTGGGCGCGATCTTCGGCAGCTTCATCGGCGCGCTGGTGGTCCGCTGGCCGGCCGGACGATCGGTGATGGACGGGCGATCGGCGTGCGATGCCTGCGGGCGGACGCTGGGTCCGGCGGAACTGGTGCCGCTGGTCAGTTACGTGGTGCAGCGCGGGCGATGTCGTGGCTGCGGCGTGGCGATCGACCGGCGCCATTGGTGGATCGAGCTGCTGGCAGCGGCGATCGGCGGCGCGGCGGGACTGGTGGCGCCGGGTTGGGAAGGGGTGGGCGGCGCGGTGTTCGGCTGGCTGCTGCTCGCGCTGGCGGCACTGGACCTCACCGCCTTCTGGCTACCCGACCGTCTGACCGGGCTGCTGGCGGCGGCAGGCCTGATCGCCGGCGCGGCGGGATTCGCCCCCCCGCTAACGGATCGGCTGATCGGCGGGGGCTTCGGCTTCGGCATGCTCGCGCTGGTCGCTTGGGGGTATGAGCGGACGCGGGGTCGCGCGGGAATGGGCGGCGGCGATCCCAAGCTGCTCGGCGCGATCGGCCTGTGGCTCGGCTGGCGCATGATACCGGCGGTGCTGGTGATAGCCAGCCTGATCGGACTGGGCGTTGCGGCGTTCGCGCATTCGACCGGGCGCCGGATCTCGCGCGACACCGCACTGCCGTTCGGCACGTTGCTGGCGGTGGCGGCTTACCCCGCGTGGATCGCCATGATAGTGCTGGCGCCATGA
- a CDS encoding acetyl-CoA C-acyltransferase, protein MSTDPVVILGYARTPMGSFQGALSGASATELGAAAVKAAVERSGASAAAIERIYMGCVLPAGLGQAPARQAAIGAGLGTHVEATTINKMCGSGMQAAILAADALAAGSVEMLVAGGMESMTNAPYLSKKHRAGARIGHDTMYDHMYLDGLEDAYEPGKLMGNFAEDTAAEYQFTRQSMDDYAIESLTRAQKAQRSGAFDREIVPVEVKGRKGSTTVSLDEQPAKGDIAKIPTLKPAFSKDGTITAANASSISDGAAALVMTRASVAERLGLTPIARIVSHAAHAHDPAKFTTAPVFAMRKAMERAGWSRDDIDLFEVNEAFAAVSMIAIHDLGIDPARLNVHGGACALGHPIGASGARILATLLSALQTNGQRRGLASLCIGGGEATAMAVELID, encoded by the coding sequence ATGTCCACCGATCCCGTCGTCATCCTCGGCTATGCCCGCACCCCCATGGGATCGTTCCAGGGCGCGCTGTCCGGGGCGTCCGCCACCGAACTCGGCGCGGCGGCGGTGAAGGCGGCGGTGGAGCGGTCCGGCGCGTCGGCGGCAGCGATCGAGCGCATCTACATGGGCTGCGTACTGCCCGCAGGCCTCGGTCAGGCGCCCGCGCGACAGGCGGCGATCGGCGCCGGTCTCGGCACCCATGTCGAGGCGACCACGATCAACAAGATGTGCGGTTCGGGCATGCAGGCGGCGATCCTTGCGGCCGATGCGCTGGCTGCCGGATCGGTCGAGATGCTCGTGGCGGGCGGCATGGAGAGCATGACCAACGCGCCCTATCTGTCGAAGAAGCATCGCGCCGGCGCGCGCATCGGCCACGACACGATGTACGACCATATGTATCTCGACGGGCTGGAAGATGCGTACGAACCCGGCAAACTGATGGGCAATTTCGCCGAAGATACGGCGGCCGAATACCAGTTCACGCGGCAGTCGATGGACGATTACGCGATAGAATCGCTGACCCGCGCGCAAAAGGCGCAGCGATCCGGCGCGTTCGACCGCGAGATCGTCCCGGTCGAGGTGAAGGGCCGCAAGGGCAGCACGACCGTGTCGCTCGACGAACAGCCGGCCAAGGGCGATATCGCCAAGATCCCGACGTTGAAGCCGGCCTTTTCGAAGGACGGTACGATCACCGCGGCCAACGCGTCGTCGATCTCCGACGGTGCGGCCGCGTTGGTGATGACGCGCGCCAGCGTCGCCGAACGGCTTGGCCTGACCCCGATCGCCCGCATCGTCTCGCATGCCGCTCATGCACACGATCCGGCGAAGTTCACCACGGCGCCCGTGTTCGCGATGCGCAAGGCGATGGAACGCGCCGGCTGGAGCCGCGACGATATCGACCTGTTCGAGGTGAACGAGGCGTTCGCCGCCGTGTCGATGATCGCGATCCACGATCTGGGCATTGATCCGGCGCGGCTGAACGTCCATGGCGGCGCCTGCGCGCTGGGGCATCCGATCGGCGCCAGCGGTGCGCGGATCCTCGCGACGTTGCTGTCGGCGTTGCAGACCAATGGTCAGCGTCGCGGTCTCGCCTCGCTGTGCATCGGCGGCGGCGAGGCAACGGCGATGGCGGTCGAACTTATCGACTGA
- a CDS encoding SH3 domain-containing protein has protein sequence MRHWALAIAGCAAALVVDGHALAADAKKTLPYYASISAGRARMRTGPEKTYPASWLYQRADLPVRVIATFKQWRKVEDPDGTQGWMLAALINERRTAIVRGDQPVEMHERPSPVSRLLWRAAPGVVGRLSECAGGWCRLDVKGQTGFVEVASLWGVEAGERLP, from the coding sequence ATGCGGCATTGGGCTTTGGCGATCGCCGGATGTGCGGCAGCGCTGGTCGTCGATGGCCACGCATTGGCCGCGGATGCCAAGAAGACACTGCCGTATTATGCGTCGATCAGCGCCGGGCGCGCCCGGATGCGGACCGGGCCGGAAAAGACCTATCCGGCGAGCTGGCTGTACCAGCGTGCCGATCTGCCGGTACGGGTGATCGCCACGTTCAAGCAATGGCGCAAGGTCGAGGATCCGGACGGGACGCAGGGCTGGATGCTCGCGGCGCTGATTAACGAGCGGCGTACCGCGATCGTGCGTGGTGACCAGCCCGTCGAGATGCATGAGCGGCCATCGCCCGTGTCCAGGCTGCTGTGGCGTGCGGCACCCGGTGTCGTCGGTCGGCTGAGCGAATGCGCCGGCGGCTGGTGCCGGCTGGATGTGAAGGGGCAGACCGGCTTCGTCGAAGTGGCGAGCCTGTGGGGCGTCGAGGCAGGCGAGCGGCTGCCCTGA